In the Ipomoea triloba cultivar NCNSP0323 chromosome 6, ASM357664v1 genome, one interval contains:
- the LOC116023109 gene encoding uncharacterized protein C630.12: MWKLTIFLTLVWAISLLYGEMFAFWIPSLWTCSWPPPSSSMDKVDNPGDYVKIAVLTDPQLMDKTSLNLAPKSLALEMAQFYTDLYMRRAFLSSVLPFRPDIILFLGDYFDGGPFLSNEEWQESWSRFKHIFNLDMVQQTKNIKLFYLSGNHDIGYSAFHPQMPEVISRYKKEFGVRNYHFTVGKVNFIAVDAQTLDGHPEGNESSATWKFIKDVSKNITSSPSVLLTHIPLYRPDDTSCGPHRSSSIINQRINRAEHDEEIVYQNYVTEERTNYLLELIKPALILSGHDHDQCTVVHTTKYGAVKEHTLGTISWQQGNLFPSFMLLSVSNLTSSDGSKSADAISTTLCFLPVQTFIYIWYLVLLIMTVLIVLFWPTYGLPFLHHLSEYKKSLISLSMFGGGVKEKNDDEICEYEEVWDAEGTMHLIKKTSKARPTYSSESSLERGNAVMRSAARRQNVEIDITMPADAVKLPSRANRSKIKLVIRLFRTIFIIAAFNVPLYMMLLFKDWIDK, from the exons ATGTGGAAGCTCACCATTTTTCTAACCTTAGTGTGGGCTATCAGCCTTCTCTATGGCGAGATGTTTGCTTTCTGGATTCCCTCTCTGTGGACGTGCTCTTGGCCTCCTCCATCTTCTTCT ATGGACAAAGTAGATAATCCTGGTGATTATGTAAAAATTGCAGTCCTTACCGATCCTCAG CTTATGGATAAAACCTCCCTCAATCTTGCTCCAAAATCCCTGGCTCTAGAGATGGCTCAATTCTACACAGATTTGTATATGCGCAGGGCATTCCTATCATCTGTTTTACCCTTCAGACCAGACATCATTTTGTTCCTGGGTGATTATTTTGATGGTGGACCTTTCCTGTCTAATGAAGA ATGGCAGGAATCCTGGAGCCGATTCAAGCATATTTTTAACCTGGATATGGTTCAGCAAACTAAAAATATTAAACTGTTCTACCTCTCAGGAAACCATGATATTGGCTATTCAGCTTTCCACCCCCAAATGCCAGAG GTTATCAGCCGTTATAAGAAAGAATTTGGTGTGAGGAACTACCACTTTACAGTTGGAAAAGTGAACTTTATTGCTGTTGATGCACAAACATTGGACG GGCATCCCGAAGGAAACGAGAGTTCTGCCACTTGGAAATTTATTAAAGATGTCTCCAAGA ATATTACTTCAAGTCCCAGTGTTCTATTGACTCATATCCCACTGTATAGACCAGATGATACTTCATGTGGTCCTCATCGTTCATCATCAATTATTAATCAG AGGATTAACCGTGCTGAGCATGATGAAGAGATAGT GTACCAAAACTATGTAACTGAAGAACGGACAAATTACTTACTGGAGTTGATCAAACCT GCACTAATCCTTTCTGGGCATGATCATGATCAATGTACAGTGGTACACACAACGAAGTATGGTGCTGTAAAAGAG CATACTTTAGGGACCATAAGCTGGCAGCAGGGAAATTTGTTTCCCTCTTTTATGTTGTTATCTGTTAGTAACCTTACCTCGTCAGATGGATCTAAATCAGCAGATGCAATCTCCACTACACTCTGCTTTCTTCCTGTTCAAACGTTCATTTATATATG GTATCTTGTGCTGTTGATCATGACTGTTCTTATTGTCCTCTTCTGGCCAACATATGGGTTGCCTTTCTTGCACCACCTTAGTGAATACAAGAAAAGTCTTATTAGTTTGAGCATGTTTGGGGGTGGGGTTAAGGAGAAAAATGATGATGAAATATGTGAGTATGAGGAGGTTTGGGATGCTGAAGGGACAATGCACCTCATAAAGAAAACCTCAAAGGCTCGTCCTACGTACTCAAGCGAGTCTTCCTTGGAAAG AGGTAATGCCGTCATGCGTTCAGCCGCCAGAAGACAAAATGTAGAGATAGATATCACAATGCCTGCAGATGCGGTGAAATTACCATCTCGGGCAAACAGATCAAAGATAAAGTTGGTGATCAGGTTATTTCGTACAATCTTTATAATTGCTGCGTTTAATGTCCCGCTATACATGATGCTGCTGTTCAAAGACTGGATCGACAAATGA